The genomic stretch TTAAGTAAATTTTCTCTAATATTTTTAAGATATTTGATGCTTAATGTATCTTCAAACAATTTTAAAGAATTTAAAATGTTTTTTTTAAGTTGCTCAAATTCTTCTATATTACTTTCCTTGACAATCGACAATACTAAATCAACAAGTTCAAAAAAACTCCTGGTATACCTATTTATCTCATCAGTCAATATGAAAAAATCTTTCTTTTTACTTTGAAGGGAATTATTTAAATTCATAAGCTCTTCATTTATGCTTACTTTTACTGATTCAATCTGTGACTTATTGCCCATAAAAATATTTGCTAAATTTAATTTTCCCCTCTTATCATGTTCTAATTTTTGAATCTTAATTTCCATTGTAAGCAACTTAGATTTTAACATTTCAATTTCTTTTTTAATAAGTTCAATATTCTTAATAACATTCTTTTCTCTAAGAGAATAAAATTCTAATTTTTCCTTAATACTTTCAATAGAAAAACTACTTAAATGCAAAATATTGTCTATATCTTTAATATTCAAGCCATTCTTAAGTTTAGTTAATTCAAAGTTAAGATTAAAAAGCTTCTTCAAGCTTAAATTTTTATCCAATACTTCTAAATCGTTCTTTAATTTTTGGTATTTATCTTTAATCAAAAAGTCATTCTTAATTTTTTCATATTTTTCATTTAATTCATCTCTCAACATCAAAAGAGAAGTCAAATTTTCTCTAGATTTTTCTAAGCTCTTATATGCCTGTTCCTCTTCAACTCTAAGCATATCTATTCCACTAGCCTCTTCTATTAGAGATTTTAAATTAATATTGCCACTTGAAGATATTCTCTCAATCTTCCCCTGATTAATAAACATATAAGGAGAATTCTTAAATCTTAGCTTATTAACAAGATCCATATAATTTTTAAGATTCAAATTATCATTATTTAAAAAATATTCACTTGTACCATCTTTATAAAGCCTTCTTCTAATATAAAATTTATCTCTAAAATCACCAATAGAGAGATCTTCATTATTAAAAAAAAGAGTCACCTCAGCAAAATTAGATTCCTTAGATTTTGATACAGAAATTAAATCTGTTATATGTTTAATTCTCAAAATACTTAAATTATCTTCACCTATACAAAAACGAATTGCATCTAGTAAATTACTTTTTCCACAACCATTTGGACCTACTATAAAATTTAAACTACTATTTAACTTTAATTCTTGCATTTTAACAAAAGACTTAAATCCTAAAAGTCCTATTTTTTCTAAAAACAAAACTACTCCCACTTAAATTATAAACAATATTAATTTACTAAACATAATTCTGTATTATAATAAATAGTTATGATTTGTGGAATTGATGAGGTTGGAAGAGGGTGTATCTTTGGCCCAGTCTTAAGTGCAGCTGTTATTTTTAAAAGTAAACCCAACTTTTTAAATGAACTAGATGATTCAAAAAAACTTACCAAAACAAAAAGAGAATATCTCTCAGCATTAATACTAGAAAATGCATATTATGCGTTTGCAGATATATCCAATGAAATTATTGACAAAATTAATATTCATAATGCTTCACTCCTTGCAATGCAAATCGCATATCAAAAATTAAATATAGAATGCAACCTAGTACTTGTAGATGGAAAATTTATCCCCAAAATACAAGCTAAACAAATTAGAGCAATAATTAAAGGGGATTCTATGATTGATGAAATAAAAGCAGCATCAATTATTGCAAAAGTACAAAGAGATAAATTGATGGTTGAATATGATAAAATTTATCCCCTATATGGACTTAAAAAAAACAAAGGATATCCAACAAAAGAACACAAAGATGCAATCAAAAAACACGGAATACTAAGCCTTCACAGAAAGAGCTTTCAATTAATTTAAATATCAATTAACATAAACTGTAATTATGTCCATGACTAGGACTAAATCATCCTCAGAAAGGATCATGCTTATGAAACACTCTAGGATCTACGATCATTATGATATTCTCCTTTTTTAACTAAATTTCCAGTAACCTTTTTCTTAATTACAGAAATTGCTTTCAATAAATTTGATTCAAATTCGTCAATATTTTCTTCATAAACAAAAACTGAATGTCTCTCAAAATCTCCATTAACATTTCTCTTACTCTCTACAATATTTAGAAAATAATCACCTTTTCTATTTTCTTTAACATTAAAGAAATAAGTCCTATCTGAATTTGTAAACAATTTATCAGAATATACTTCCCCTCTCTCGCCCATTAAGTCCTCCACACAAAAATCCTTTATATATTAGCTTATACAAAAGTTAACATAATTGTACTTACTAAACAAAAAAAATACTAGCCGAAATTAACAATAAAATCAATTGACATAAAATGAATTTTTTTATAGAATCAACTTTGTTATCTGTGCGTCCTTCGTATAATGGCTATTACCTTAGCCTTCCAAGCTAATGATGTCGGTTCGATTCCGATAGGACGCTTCTTAAAAAGCTAATAACCTGAAATGTAAAAAAATTGGAGATGGCGGGAATTGAACCCGCGTCCTAAAAATAATATCATAAATATCTACAAGCTTAGCTAATTTTTAGAAAAAGCAATAAGGCTTGGAAAACAAGCAAACCACCAAATTACTCTCAAGTTTAAAGGTCCCTAAAAATCAACTTGAAACATTTTTAGGCATACTTTGATGTCTTAAAGAGTATAAGTTGAACCTCAAAGCAAAATCCAACAAAACTCTCTGCTAAATTAAGCAGCCATTACAAGATCTGAACTTGTAAAGTTATTATTTTTTGCATTTATTAAAGAAGTTTTAAGAGATTCCCTCTGCTTGCCATTTATGCTACTAAAGTTCTTAGTCAAATCCAAAAACATCCCCTCTAAATAATCTTTTAAGGATAGTATAACACAAATAAATAAAAAAAGGAAAAACAAACTAATTTACAAAACAACACTTAAAAGCTTATAATTACTTTAATACATTAATAGATATTAAAATGATAAATGATTCAAGGAGATTTTTTGAATAACGAAATGCTATGGTGCATCATGTTAATTTGTACTTATTCAATTTTAATTATTACGTACAATTTTTTTGGACAAAAAGGCTTACTAGCATGGCTAGTATCATCCGTCATTATTGCAAACATTCAAGTTTTAAAGCAAATTACAATATTTGGATTACATGCAACACTGGGCAATATTATTTATGCATCATCATATGTTGCAACAGATATTTTATCAGAAATTCATGGTCATAAAAATTCAAAAAAAGCGGTTTATATTGGATTTATAAGTTTTATAGCATTTGCATTTATTACAAATATCCAACTTTATTTTTCAACAAATAATTCTGACATATACTTAGAAAATTTAGAAAATATTTTCTCTTCAATTCCAATTTTATTAATCGCATCAATTATCGCATACATAATATCTCAATTAAACGATATATACCTATTTCGTTTCATTAAAGAAAAATTCCCAAAATTCTTGTTTATAAGAAGCAATGGATCAACATTAGTAAGTGAATTCATAGATACGATAATTTTTGTAAGCATTGCAACATACTTTAATATATTTCCAAAAGAAGCCTATCTTAATATAATAATATCCACATATTTTATTAAAGGAATCGCAGGCATCATGGGCACTCCATTTATTTACATTGCAAAATACATATATCAGAATAAAAAAATCCAAATTAATGAGTAAATATACATTCAATTATCACTTAATAATTTGTTATAATTAGCAACATGATAAACATAATTTTATGGACAATTCTAATAACATTTGTATACTCACAATTAACATTATTATACTACCTATTCGGCAAATCGGGACTTTTTTGTTTTAACATAATAATGAATATACTCTCAAATCTCATTATATTTAAAAAAGTGACTATATTCGAACAACAAATTAGTCTATCAGGCATAACCTTTCTATCAACACTTTGTTCGCTAAATTTAATTACAGAAAAATATAATGAAAAATCAGCTATAGAGTCAATAACATTAAATATGCTCTCACATATCACTTTTGTAATAATGATGCATTTCACACTCTATTTTCACCAAAATGAATTTGATACTTCCAATATACACTTAAAAGTATTGTTCTACAATGCTTCTTATATTTCAATAATTTTCACTGGAACATATATCATATTTTTATCTAACTATGTGAACATAAAAGTATATTCTATGCTACAAAAAAATAATATAAACAGCAAATGGATCAGTCATAATGTATCAAGATTCTGCTCTTCTTGTATAGCCTATATGCTAGCAAATATTTCAATGTATATAATAGAACAATTATATCCTGGAAATAACATTAATATGGTAAAAAGTTCATGGATCTTTACCATTGCAATAATGATAATTGATACCTTTATATATTGTTTCCTAAACAAACTAAAAATTAGAAAAACTGCAATTTCTCAATGACCTTATACCTTTTTATAATTTTCCTATAATATTCAAGCTTTAAGTTTAACTTTTCATCTTCATTGAGCAAATAATCAATAGAACTACTTCTTAAACGATTAATTAAAGAATAAAAGACTATAGCTACAGCTACAGAGAGATTATAACTTTGTGTAAATCCATACATTGGTATTTTTAAATGCAAATCAGCATTTTGCAAAATTGTATGGCTAAGTCCCGTTAACTCTGTTCCAAAAAATACTGCCATTTTAGTATCAATTGGAAAATCTTCAAGAGATATGGCTTCATTATCTAATGATGTAGCTACTATTTTATACCCATTAGCTTTTAAATGTTCAAATGCAACTTTTACACATTTATATTTATTAATACCTATCCACTTTGAAGCTCCAAGAACAACACCTGGATTTAAAGTATACTTATTATTAGTCTCAATAATATGAATATTACTAAGTCCTAAAATCTCAATTGTACGCATTGTAGCACTTGCATTTTGAGATTGAAAAATATCTTCAAGTACAAGTGTCAAATAATTCGTACGATTATTTAATACTTCATCTATTCTCTCTCGTCTTCTTCGAGTTATAAATTCAGCCAATATTTCTATTCTTTTCAATGTATCACTGACCATAACATATTATTCTAAATAAAAAACCAATAAAATCAAATTAAAATATTACAAAATCATTAATTTTCTATATAATATTAAATGTGGAAGTAAAAATTGAAGAATCTTGGAAAGAAATGTTAAAAAGTGAATTTTGCAAAGGATACTTTAAAAGACTTGTAAGTTTCATAAAAAATGAGTATAAAACTAAAAAGGATAAAATATTTCCACCACCAAGATTAATATTTAATGCATTTGATACCTTACCATTTAAAGATATTAAAGTAGTGATACTTGGACAAGATCCATACCACGGAAAAGGACAAGCCAATGGTTTGGCATTTTCTGTTAATTCAGACATCAAGATACCTCCATCATTACAAAATATTTTTAAAGAAATAGAGAGAAGTTTAAAAATAAAAACTATTCCAAATGGAGATTTAACACGATGGGCAGAACAGGGAACGTTTTTGCTAAATTCAATATTAACAGTAGAGGAAGGTCGCCCATCATCTCATAAGGACATTGGTTGGGAAATTTTTACAAACGAAGTAATAAAAATTATCTCAAAAAATTTAAATAATGTTGTATTTATGTTATGGGGTAATTTTGCAAAGGGAAAAAAAGAATTAATAGATACATCAAAACATTTAATTCTTGAAACAAGCCACCCCTCTCCTTATTCTGCACACAACGGATTTTTAGGTTCAAACCACTTTAGTAAAACTTTAAGATACCTACAAGAACACAATAAAACCACAATCAATTTTCAATAAATCAATTTGCATAATAAGCCATGTCTTTAAACAGTATATACAAGTTATTTAAATTTATTATCTATCTTCTTGATTTTCTTTATTTAAAGCATCATCTTCATTATTTTTATTTTCATCATCATTCCAAAAAGTTGAACTCTTCTCATCAACCTTAACATTTCTCAACAAATCACTATCAACTCGTTTGGTATTAATAAAAGATAATGCAATTACAAAAACAAAAAAAAGAGTAATAAAAAATGCTGTAATTTTTATTGCAACACTTGAAGATCTTGCCCCAAAAATAGAAGAACTTCCACCTCCAAACACTCCTCCAATGCCATCGCCTTGCTCATCTTGAAACAATACTAACAAAATAATCATAAATGAAGTAATAACAAAAAAGATAAATACCAAAAACCTAACTAACTCCAAAATCAACCTCTCTACTTCGATATTTTATTAATTATCTTTAAAAACGAATCTGCTTTTAAAGATGCACCACCAATTAATGCTCCATCAATATCGTTTTCACCCATTAAACCTTCCACATTGTCAACATTAACAGAACCACCATATTGAATAATAATATTATCTGCTGCGGACTTTGAATATAACGATTGAATTTCAAGTCTAATTGCCTTATGAACTTCTTGTGCTTCTTCTTTTGTTGCTGTCTTTCCTGTCCCAATTGCCCATACAGGTTCATAAGCTAAAATTATTCTCTGAAGATCAGATTCATATACAGATGCTAATCCATTTCTAACCTGATTCAAAACTACATCTAAAGTTTTACCTTTTTCTCTCTCTTCAAGAGTTTCTCCAACACAGAGAATTAAATATTTAAATGGATGTTTAAGACCTGTAAGAACTTTCTTATTTATAATTTCATCATTTTCGCCAAGATATGTTCTACATTCAGAATGTCCAAGTATTACGTAATCAACCCCAAATTCCAAAAGCATAGAAGGCGCAATTTCACTTGTTCTAGCTCCGCTATTCTCATAAGACATATTTTGAGCACCAAGAAGAACATTGGTTCCTTTAGTTACTCTACAAACTTTACAAAGGGACGTAAATGTAGGTGTTACCATAACAACCACATTATTATTAATATTGTATACACCATCTACAATCTGCTTAGCAACATCTGCGGCCTCTACACTTGTATAATGCATTTTCCAATTTCCTGCTAAGAAAACCTTTCTCATCTTAAACCTCCAACACCTTTATACCTGGCAAAACTTTTCCTTCAAGATATTCAAGAGAAGCACCACCCCCTGTTGAAACATGAGTTATCTTTCCAGACAAATTAAATTTATTTACAGCAGCAACTGAATCTCCACCTCCAACAACCGTAATTCCAGGACAATTAGCCACATACTCTGCAACCTTTGCTGTACCTTTGGCAAAAGAATCAAACTCAAATACTCCAAGAGGACCATTCCAAATGACAGTTTTTGCACTACTAAGAACTCCCTCAATTTTTTTCAAAGTCTTCTCTCCAATATCCATCCCAATCTTACTATCAGGAATATTAACAGAGTCAACATATTCAGGCATAGAATATTCCTGAAATTCACTTGCAACAACATGATCAATAGGCAAAATAACTTCTACACTTAATTCCTTTGCCTTCTTCAAAAAAGATGAGGCTACATCAATATATTCATTTTCTAAAAGAGATTTACCAATAGAATATCCCTCTACTTTTAAAAAGGTATATGCCATTCCACCACCAATTACCATCACATTTGATTTTGGTAAAAGGGATTCAAGAACTGCAATTTTTGAAGAAACTTTTGAACCACCAATTATTGAAACAAATGGACTCTCAGGATTTTTTAAAATTTTACCCAAAAATTCATCTTCTCTTTCCATTAAAAATCCACCAACGGCTGGCAAATAAGATGCAACACCTGATGTAGAAGCATGAGCTCTATGAGCAGTTCCAAAAGCATCATTTACAAAAATATCACCACTTTTTGATAACTGCATTGCAAAAGCATCACTATTTTCTTCTTCTTCCTTATAAAACCTCACATTTTCAAGTAAAACAACATCTCCATTTTGCATACAAGAAACAGCTGTAACTACCTCATCACCTATACAATCAGACAACATCTTAACATTTTGCCCCAACAGTTCTGATAATCTCCTAGCAATAGGCATAAGAGAATACCTAAGATTTTTCTCTCCCTTTGGTCTACCCAAATGACTCATCAAAACAACTCTGGCTCCTTGAGATTTAAGATATTCTATTGTGGGTAAAGCCGCCTTAATTCTAGTATCATCAGTAATGTTCCCTTCTCGTAAGGGAACATTAAAATCACATCTAACCAAAGCACGTTTGCCTGAAAAATCACAATCTTTTATAGTTCTTATTGACATTTACAAATACCTCAAGATTATCTTATAAATTATTTAACTAATTTTTGTGCAAGATCAACTACTCTTGTAGAATATCCAAATTCATTGTCATACCAAGAAAGTACTTTCACAAAACCATCTAACAATACCATAGTCTCAAGACCATCAACTATTGAAGAATGAGAATTTCCTTTAATATCTGAAGACACTATCGGATCTTCTGTATATCCTAAAATACCACTAAGTTCTCTAGACTCTGATGCTTTCTTAAGTACAGAATTGATCTCTTCTTTTGTAACATCTTTTTTCTTAAGTTGAACAGTAAGATCAACAATAGAACCTGTTGGTACAGGAACTCTCATAGAAGTACCATTAAGCTTACCTTTAAGTTCAGGCAAAACAAGCCCAACAGCCTTAGCCGCACCTGTTGAAGTAGGAATAATTGAAAGAGCCCCAGCTCGTGCTCGTCTTAAATCAGCATGTGGCAAATCCAAAATCTTTTGATCATTAGTATAAGCATGCACAGTAGTCATAAGACCTTTCTCAATACCAAAAGCCTCATGTAAAACCTTTGCAAGAGGTGCCAAACAGTTTGTTGTGCATGAAGCATTAGAAACAGCTTTTAAATCAGAAGTAATTTCATGCTCATTAACACCAAGTACAATTGTTTTAATATCATCTTTAGCAGGCACTGTCAAAATTACCTTCTTAGCACCAGCATATTCAACATGATCAAGATACCCACCTCTATCACTTGTTGCTGAAGTAAAAACACCTGTTGACTCAATTACAACATCAATTCCCAATTTACCCCAAGGAAGCTTTTTGGGATCACGCTCAGCAATAATCTTTATTTCTTTTCCATCTACTACAATAGCACCATCTCTTGCTTCAACCTTTTTATTATATACTCCAAAAGTAGAATCATATTTCAAAAGGTGTGCAAGTGTTTTAGGATCTGTCAAATCATTTACAGCAACAACTTCTATCCCTCTCTCAAAAGCAATTTTAAAAACATTTCTGCCTATACGTCCAAAGCCATTAATAGCTAACTTCATACAACTCCTCCATCATTTTTTATTGTCTACTAGAATTATTAAATAATAAATTAATTAATACCAAGTGTCAAACTATTTTTTTATAAAAACCGTATATCCTTCCTGAATATAATCTCTTAAGAGTGCAGATGATTTTAAAGTTCCTCTAGAAATATAATCACCTATCTCCTCAATAGAAATTTCCCCAAGAATATCTGATTTACTATAACTCATAAAGCTCGCACTATCACTATTATATTTTAAAGCTCCCTCTTTAAGAACTAAAAATACATCGCCTAATTTTACATCATTTACATACCCAAGATTAATTAAAACATCATCTTTTTTAATCTGAAGTATTTTTCCCTTTTTTGGTAAATAATCATTAAAATCTCTAGAGAAAGAACTTAAAATATTACTCAAATATAATACTCCCCCTGAATTATAACTAAAAGTCTTCACCTTAACTCCAGTTTTACCTGAAAAAACATCTACTTTTAAGCTAGCCAAGTTTCGAAAAACATCTACATCAAGATCAAACATTAAAAATAAATCAAGATTATTATTTCGTGCATAAGAAAATTCCTCAGAAAAACTACTTACCAAATAATCTTTATCCTTATTATAATCAAATCTATAATTAACCACTTCTATATTTAAATTACGATCAAGAATTCTCTCAGCATATTTTAAAATTAAATCATTTGCACCAAAAACTTTATTTTCATTTTGAGTAAAAATACCTATTCTGTAAACTGTTTGGTTATCATAAAGCTTATTCAAATCACCAATAGTTTTATAACCATACTTAAAAAACAAAGAACTTCTAATATCAAATGCAACCATATCATAAAAATCTAAAATTGCAGAATCCGTGACCTTTCTCTGTTCAACCAAATAATACAGTTCTTCATATGCCATTACATCTAACTTCATAAATTTATAAATCTTAGCAAGCAAAAATCTAGCCCCATCATTATCAGGATAAATATCAATAGCATTCCTTACATTAAATATTGCAGCATCTAAACTTAAATCTTGAAAAGCCTTAAGCCCTTCATTGTGATACCTCTTAGAAATTTCTATATTAGTACTATTATTTTTTTGAAATGCACTTCTAAAATTAGATACAAAAAAACTTTCTTCAAGAGCCATATCATAAAATTCTAAGTCTTTTTTCATATTTTTAGCTCTCTCCAAATTAAAAACAGCCTTATCAACCTCTCCAAGTTTTAAATAAGAATATCCAAGTAAATAATAAAGCTCATCAGAATCTTGTTCAATAACTATTGCTTTTTGAAGCACATCTACTGCATCGTCATATTTAACTTGATACAAATAAACAAGAGCAAGTAAGCGATAAGCATCAACAAGTCCAAAATCTTTATAAGTAGTCTTTAACAACATTAAATAATTTTGAGCATATTTCTCAGCAGATCCTAAATTACCAGTTTTAATAGAAAATTCTGCAACTCTCCTATGAAAATCCGGCAAAGAAGTAAAAGTTCCTCTAACCTTATTTATCAAATGTTGTGCCTTATCATTCATGTTTAATTTTTCATAAATGCTCATAAGATGGTCAAATGCACTATAATTTGTTCGACTATACTCAAGAACAGACAAATAATAATTAGCAGCTGCAATAAGCAAACCTTCTTCTTCAAAAATTGAAGCAAGCCCCACTAAAGCATCAATATTATTTTTCTGTTTAGATAAAACCTCAGAATAAAACTTCTTAGCCTGTGATGCTCCATTATTTTTAAGCAATATATTTGCATAAAGAATTTTATATTCGGTATCTCTATTTGACATTTTATAAGCTTTTTCTATAAAAAATTGAGCTTGATTATATATTTTTAATTTATAATAAATTTCAGCAAGAAATTTGTAAGCCTCATAATAATTAGGATTAATCTTAACAGCTTCAAGAAGTTCATCAATAGCATCATAATATTTTTGCATAAGATAATATGTTTGTGCCTTTTGATAATATTCAATCGCAGTTATAGTAGCACCCATCAAACTCCCAAAATTTAAATAAAAAAACAAAAGCATGATAAAAAATCTCTTAAAATTCATAAACCTTCCTTTTGGGAAATCTTTATTACTTTAATATTTCGTTGATGCATATTTTTAATAGTAAAAATTAAATTATTATATTCTATCTTCTCATTCTTTAAAGGAATTCTTCCAAATAGATCATAAACAAAACCTCCAAGAGTATCAAAATCTCCATCAGGAAGACATAATCCAAGTTTTTCATTTAGATCTTCAATTAACACTCTAGCTGTACAAAGATAACTTCCATCATCAAGAGGAACTATTTCATCAACTTCATTATCAAACTCATCCTGAATATCTCCCACAATCTCTTCAAGAATATCTTCAAGTGTAACAAGCCCCGAAATTCCTCCATATTCATCAACTACAATAGCAATATGCACATGATTTTCTTGAAATTCTTTTAAAAGAGAATCTATTTTCTTACTCTCAGGAACAAACATAACTTTTCGCATAATATCTTTTAGATCTATATCATAAAAATCTTTCTTCCACATATGTAACAATATGTCTTTTGTATGAATTATTCCTATAATATCGTCTATTGTTTCTTTATAAACGGGAAATCTTGAATGATTGCTGGACGTTACAACTTTCAAAATATCATCTTTACTTACAGAATAATCAATAAATATTACACTTATTCTTGGAACCATAATCTCTTTCACAATCGTTTCTTTAAGAGAATTAAAATTATTAAGCAAAGATGTTTCAAATCTCGATTTTTCTTCACTATCTTTACCC from Borrelia duttonii Ly encodes the following:
- a CDS encoding AAA family ATPase, producing MFLEKIGLLGFKSFVKMQELKLNSSLNFIVGPNGCGKSNLLDAIRFCIGEDNLSILRIKHITDLISVSKSKESNFAEVTLFFNNEDLSIGDFRDKFYIRRRLYKDGTSEYFLNNDNLNLKNYMDLVNKLRFKNSPYMFINQGKIERISSSGNINLKSLIEEASGIDMLRVEEEQAYKSLEKSRENLTSLLMLRDELNEKYEKIKNDFLIKDKYQKLKNDLEVLDKNLSLKKLFNLNFELTKLKNGLNIKDIDNILHLSSFSIESIKEKLEFYSLREKNVIKNIELIKKEIEMLKSKLLTMEIKIQKLEHDKRGKLNLANIFMGNKSQIESVKVSINEELMNLNNSLQSKKKDFFILTDEINRYTRSFFELVDLVLSIVKESNIEEFEQLKKNILNSLKLFEDTLSIKYLKNIRENLLKYIVKEDKLLNLLREKIEPIFEQNVDLRKFLLTRNNSKTSLAKEITTIESLVSEKTLKLNEILGEIEYTELSRLKNEDEIKLIDSNLKFLFETRDELKERLNNLNLKLDELNLERSDINVNLDKFLSDAKGSELVGNKEVNTLSVLDAFKNSSYYEYMKKQAEYDILLHSNLDIKDEIKDFNFVNKDMEKFDLEDDLVQIASLRKEMSMIEHDNYIFFNVEREYNEIKDKVEKINLQINDLNATKESLDKLRKRIKREINKKFNDAFDKISDHFIYFFSRIFKGSGSLFYDKDLDEIEIKINFKDKLVKGNKMLSGGEHSLISIAFLFALYYYSPASFCVLDEIDASLDFENSNKLSTLLNELGQKVQLLIITHNMYVAKGSKNLIGVTSDNGESVIFNI
- a CDS encoding ribonuclease HII, with amino-acid sequence MICGIDEVGRGCIFGPVLSAAVIFKSKPNFLNELDDSKKLTKTKREYLSALILENAYYAFADISNEIIDKINIHNASLLAMQIAYQKLNIECNLVLVDGKFIPKIQAKQIRAIIKGDSMIDEIKAASIIAKVQRDKLMVEYDKIYPLYGLKKNKGYPTKEHKDAIKKHGILSLHRKSFQLI
- a CDS encoding queuosine precursor transporter; translation: MNNEMLWCIMLICTYSILIITYNFFGQKGLLAWLVSSVIIANIQVLKQITIFGLHATLGNIIYASSYVATDILSEIHGHKNSKKAVYIGFISFIAFAFITNIQLYFSTNNSDIYLENLENIFSSIPILLIASIIAYIISQLNDIYLFRFIKEKFPKFLFIRSNGSTLVSEFIDTIIFVSIATYFNIFPKEAYLNIIISTYFIKGIAGIMGTPFIYIAKYIYQNKKIQINE
- a CDS encoding queuosine precursor transporter → MINIILWTILITFVYSQLTLLYYLFGKSGLFCFNIIMNILSNLIIFKKVTIFEQQISLSGITFLSTLCSLNLITEKYNEKSAIESITLNMLSHITFVIMMHFTLYFHQNEFDTSNIHLKVLFYNASYISIIFTGTYIIFLSNYVNIKVYSMLQKNNINSKWISHNVSRFCSSCIAYMLANISMYIIEQLYPGNNINMVKSSWIFTIAIMIIDTFIYCFLNKLKIRKTAISQ
- a CDS encoding TrmH family RNA methyltransferase → MVSDTLKRIEILAEFITRRRRERIDEVLNNRTNYLTLVLEDIFQSQNASATMRTIEILGLSNIHIIETNNKYTLNPGVVLGASKWIGINKYKCVKVAFEHLKANGYKIVATSLDNEAISLEDFPIDTKMAVFFGTELTGLSHTILQNADLHLKIPMYGFTQSYNLSVAVAIVFYSLINRLRSSSIDYLLNEDEKLNLKLEYYRKIIKRYKVIEKLQFF
- the ung gene encoding uracil-DNA glycosylase — its product is MEVKIEESWKEMLKSEFCKGYFKRLVSFIKNEYKTKKDKIFPPPRLIFNAFDTLPFKDIKVVILGQDPYHGKGQANGLAFSVNSDIKIPPSLQNIFKEIERSLKIKTIPNGDLTRWAEQGTFLLNSILTVEEGRPSSHKDIGWEIFTNEVIKIISKNLNNVVFMLWGNFAKGKKELIDTSKHLILETSHPSPYSAHNGFLGSNHFSKTLRYLQEHNKTTINFQ
- the secG gene encoding preprotein translocase subunit SecG; this translates as MELVRFLVFIFFVITSFMIILLVLFQDEQGDGIGGVFGGGSSSIFGARSSSVAIKITAFFITLFFVFVIALSFINTKRVDSDLLRNVKVDEKSSTFWNDDENKNNEDDALNKENQEDR
- the tpiA gene encoding triose-phosphate isomerase, with protein sequence MRKVFLAGNWKMHYTSVEAADVAKQIVDGVYNINNNVVVMVTPTFTSLCKVCRVTKGTNVLLGAQNMSYENSGARTSEIAPSMLLEFGVDYVILGHSECRTYLGENDEIINKKVLTGLKHPFKYLILCVGETLEEREKGKTLDVVLNQVRNGLASVYESDLQRIILAYEPVWAIGTGKTATKEEAQEVHKAIRLEIQSLYSKSAADNIIIQYGGSVNVDNVEGLMGENDIDGALIGGASLKADSFLKIINKISK
- a CDS encoding phosphoglycerate kinase; amino-acid sequence: MSIRTIKDCDFSGKRALVRCDFNVPLREGNITDDTRIKAALPTIEYLKSQGARVVLMSHLGRPKGEKNLRYSLMPIARRLSELLGQNVKMLSDCIGDEVVTAVSCMQNGDVVLLENVRFYKEEEENSDAFAMQLSKSGDIFVNDAFGTAHRAHASTSGVASYLPAVGGFLMEREDEFLGKILKNPESPFVSIIGGSKVSSKIAVLESLLPKSNVMVIGGGMAYTFLKVEGYSIGKSLLENEYIDVASSFLKKAKELSVEVILPIDHVVASEFQEYSMPEYVDSVNIPDSKIGMDIGEKTLKKIEGVLSSAKTVIWNGPLGVFEFDSFAKGTAKVAEYVANCPGITVVGGGDSVAAVNKFNLSGKITHVSTGGGASLEYLEGKVLPGIKVLEV
- the gap gene encoding type I glyceraldehyde-3-phosphate dehydrogenase, translated to MKLAINGFGRIGRNVFKIAFERGIEVVAVNDLTDPKTLAHLLKYDSTFGVYNKKVEARDGAIVVDGKEIKIIAERDPKKLPWGKLGIDVVIESTGVFTSATSDRGGYLDHVEYAGAKKVILTVPAKDDIKTIVLGVNEHEITSDLKAVSNASCTTNCLAPLAKVLHEAFGIEKGLMTTVHAYTNDQKILDLPHADLRRARAGALSIIPTSTGAAKAVGLVLPELKGKLNGTSMRVPVPTGSIVDLTVQLKKKDVTKEEINSVLKKASESRELSGILGYTEDPIVSSDIKGNSHSSIVDGLETMVLLDGFVKVLSWYDNEFGYSTRVVDLAQKLVK